From the Hevea brasiliensis isolate MT/VB/25A 57/8 chromosome 13, ASM3005281v1, whole genome shotgun sequence genome, the window TAACGAGAGTTTTTGAGTAAGGCAAAAATGGAGAAAGAGATAGATGCTGGTGAATCACATTTTCGTAAGATGCAGTGCAGGAATGAGGATGGAGCTGCGATAGTTTATTGAGTTTATATAGACGAAGATGAGTTCAATGTATATTATAACcgattttgattaaaatttagggttgggattttataattttagaaacggaatattatttaattttttattgatttgaaattaactttttaaatatttaaaattataaataatattttaattattttactagAAATTCTTGTAATTTAATGAAAGTTTGAGACAGTCTTAAATTAAAATAGGacttaattaattaactttttttaatAGTATAAGTCTGCAATTGAGAGTCCGGCATGACTTGTTGCGAGAAGTCTTAAATTATATTTGATTATTAAGTGCTTCATTTTGTCTTTCAGCCTACCGGAACTGGtggtaaattgtctaagcttcaTAAATAAGAAGGAATATAAATTTACCAGTATTGACGGCTTCGAAATCCTTGCTTGAAAACCACTAGAGGTCTGCAAAAGATGAGACAAATagggaaaaaataataataaaatcaatcCTCGTCTACTAGCCCAAAAAGCAGAAAATAAAAAACCCTTgttcttttggctatttactatATTTCCTATTCACCGGACGCAATTAATTGGTGCTTTCTAATGAAATGGatgaacttctttctctttccttttttttttaataccttTTTTTAATACTCTTACTATTATGTGAATTTAGAATTAATAGCATCAAACTAATCACATAGGTCTTAATAACATTTATTCTTTCTGTCCCATAAAAAtatccatatttttattttttaatataattttaaaaaaaatatattttttattttataaagataaatttatttttatttttacatagtACAAGAAAATGTAGTTGATATATATATAGTTAgaacaataaatttttttttcttaatatactatttatttatattgtttttgtaaaaattaaataactcatactactaaattatttttaaaattaataattttatttttttcaatatatATTAAATAGGAACATATTAGTAAACTATTTCTTTTATACACTTTTATTTGTCATTTTTTAAAAACTGTTTTGtccataattatttataattttgaaaagATTAAAAAGTATTAACtattttattctaaaaataagtatattagtaaattaataaataaaaaatgatatataatttttaaaaaaataatcttccttatgaaattgaagaattattaACCAATGACAATTTAAAAAGAAGTAAAGCACAAGgtacttttaattttaaaaaaaaaaaagatattgagagttttttttttcaattattttggAAGAGGCAATATTAGTGTATAAAGAACATATACTAGGGATAATGGGTGCGGTAATCGAATTACtatattcaaatttaattaatatttttaaaactaaatttatgattgaaatttatttttaattatttgaatttattataaacttaattattattattattatccgaaagatatttaaatttatttaatttcatatattttatttaataatttatataaaaaaattattttttattaataatttacattttaaaaatttaataattttataaaatatttaaattctattttataggATGTAAAATCTGAATCCGTTGTtagtattatttttcaaattagAACCCATTCCAAACATTATATACTACCTATATCCATTTTATTAATATTCAATCAAATCGGTACCTGCAAAAAAATCTGAGCCATTGTTATTCTTAATATATACTatctaaaactctaaaattagtGTATGTACTTGTTAAACTCGAGAGTACCCATGAATGCCAACTAGCTATACCCTAGACAAAATGTGATAAAAGAGATAAGAGTAATGTTGTCCAACGGAATTTATAAGTTTGTACCTTCTAATGTTGAATAGAAGAGTAAAATTTATAAGTTTGTACCTTCTAATATTGAGAGGGCCTTCCCCAGGTGATCCTTCACCGCCCCGGATGCAAGTGTTGACACACTTGACAGTGCATGTCTCTGCCTTCCGTGACTTGGGCCGTTGGATTCTAGCCTTTTTGCAATCCTTGGCTGATGATGCACAGTCGCCGGACAGTGTTTGAGGAACGTTGAGTAGAGTCTCAGCAGCTTGTTGGGGTGCATCTATTGCCCCTGCGGCGGAGGCTACAAAAGTGCAATAAGCTGCAAAAAAGCTTGCAATGGTCAAGCAGCAGCGGCTGCTGGCTTTGGCAAGATACGCACGACTCTTGTTGTTTATGATGGTTTTATGGGTTTTGACAGCTTCAACATGTGATGAGGTTGTTCCTTTACTAAAGCGAGCTGGATTACCCGGAGAATGGATAAGCATTATGAGTAATGTTTATATATTCTGATATTCCTCAGAttctatttttcttcattttcagaaGCAGTCCAACCAAATTAAGGGAAACTGATGCTAAATGCTAGAAGCTTGTTTCAGAATTCAGTTCCTCCTCATCTATTGGGTTACAAAATTCAAACAGATAAAAGAAAGTGGTCCCATTAGGCCATCACCATTCAGAGGTGAATGGTCGAGAGTGCATTCTACATATATATCCTTTTTCATATCTTCGTGGCATCCACATTCTTGGCCAGGAAAAAGAAAGACTTTTAGTTGCTTACGGTATAATGTTCTGCCAGCCACTCGAATTTTGGATATGCACTTGTTACACGTAAGGATATGATGTCCATAGTCGATTCTATTCATGTACCAGAAAAAATAACCGAAGATGTGGGCCTCATAATGTAAGATAATTGCGTTGCAAATTGGGTGCAGCGTTCTGCCCCCTG encodes:
- the LOC110665730 gene encoding uncharacterized protein LOC110665730 isoform X1 — encoded protein: MLIHSPGNPARFSKGTTSSHVEAVKTHKTIINNKSRAYLAKASSRCCLTIASFFAAYCTFVASAAGAIDAPQQAAETLLNVPQTLSGDCASSAKDCKKARIQRPKSRKAETCTVKCVNTCIRGGEGSPGEGPLNIRRPLVVFKQGFRSRQYCLVECSDICNLIGDGDDGP
- the LOC110665730 gene encoding uncharacterized protein LOC110665730 isoform X2: MLIHSPGNPARFSKGTTSSHVEAVKTHKTIINNKSRAYLAKASSRCCLTIASFFAAYCTFVASAAGAIDAPQQAAETLLNVPQTLSGDCASSAKDCKKARIQRPKSRKAETCTVKCVNTCIRGGEGSPGEGPLNIRRPLVVFKQGFRSRQY